A stretch of the Streptococcus oralis genome encodes the following:
- the yaaA gene encoding S4 domain-containing protein YaaA, with protein MEYKIFEKFITLQALLKELGIIQSGGAIKSFLIDHQVYFNGELESRRGKKIRIGDTIDIPDLKIDITLTQPSLKEQEEYQADKIEKERIAKLVKEMNKGVKKEKQKTSSSPKTKQVPRFPGR; from the coding sequence ATGGAATACAAAATATTTGAAAAATTTATTACGCTCCAAGCCCTCCTAAAAGAACTTGGAATTATACAAAGCGGTGGTGCTATCAAATCCTTTTTAATAGATCATCAAGTTTACTTTAATGGTGAGTTAGAAAGTAGACGTGGGAAAAAAATCCGTATTGGAGATACGATTGACATTCCTGATTTAAAGATTGACATCACCTTGACACAACCAAGTTTAAAAGAGCAAGAAGAGTATCAAGCAGATAAGATTGAGAAAGAGCGAATTGCTAAACTTGTCAAAGAGATGAATAAAGGTGTCAAGAAAGAAAAACAAAAAACTTCTTCATCGCCTAAAACCAAACAAGTTCCACGTTTTCCAGGAAGATAA